One window from the genome of Treponema sp. OMZ 838 encodes:
- a CDS encoding insulinase family protein, protein MDNLIHGFKIISKTALDEMQAEGILAQHCETGLEVYHIHNDDSENLFAFAFMTPPENSSGVAHILEHSVLCGSKNYPLKDPFLILSKQSVKTFLNAMTFPDKTVYPASSILEKDYFNLMSVYGDAVFFPLLKRETFEQEGHRLERDEKGNPHFSGVVLNEMRGAYADFDSGVDRELRHSLLQGTVYAHDSGGFPPDIVKLSYEDFCAFHKKYYHPVNCKVFLYGNIETEKQLAFLQDRFLRFFEPAEKPPLIPAITPYPAPRVFSATAPAGEGKNPDKLTVTMNWLLPESADIDRLMDCMFLEELLLGHDGAPLQKKLLDCPFAEDVYPYNGGQADLKNICFTLGLADIDKSAEGQFEAFILSGLEDIVRNGFEPQLIETALNSLDFYNREITRSGGPFSLVLMRRALRGWIHGFTPETSLRSIPAFQRLKQRLSQNPHYAQDLIRTLLLDNPHRTTVSVRPDIHFCENIDARLAQEAHQAVQSLGSVEHHLGSAEQTAVTVSGQKADADTGLNTNAVTDAQAQHLIPHISKEELPPVEPPIPERLEYFGTVPVIIHEQPTNGITYMDIAVPVDSLSAEDYTYLTLYTSALSSMGTKTQSWDAVAAEFAYLTGGFSAVTFSAGRHRTSEAAVFFDNALRTEDVVDRDWIFIRSKMLPEYIEPAVNRIFSYLNDISFADEKRLKDVFIQLKNDFDSLPSYSGHTLTALYAASAYSGSKRAENLWMGIPQLRFLRGQYAALEQKPAAIGELARKLEEIHRKLMRSGLIVKVCGTSADVSVIKKALTSHLSRFDFPHRSTGGFRTEAFKKPAALSAFPSAVQVGFAAQLLPITFDETEYGAAIVYAQWLETGALWEAIRVKGGAYGVSAYPDSATALFTMTTYRDPAPLKSLRSIRDCIEKSIAAPLTDSELEALITGTYSTALQPRTPAQRSAAAFSRLLNGITHQARMQTIEGIISCTRERMNRLAERLAASVSGNNAVLSANTADGISVNTAFSATTAGGISGGTAAVICSDAALRQTADNLGLPPLTVLSSI, encoded by the coding sequence ATGGATAACCTAATCCACGGGTTTAAAATTATTTCAAAAACAGCGCTTGACGAAATGCAGGCGGAGGGCATTCTTGCGCAGCATTGCGAAACCGGACTTGAGGTTTATCACATTCATAACGATGACAGTGAAAATTTATTTGCGTTTGCTTTTATGACCCCGCCTGAAAACAGTTCGGGCGTTGCGCATATTCTGGAACATTCGGTACTCTGCGGTTCGAAAAATTATCCGCTGAAAGATCCTTTTTTAATCCTTTCCAAGCAGAGCGTTAAAACGTTTTTGAATGCGATGACATTCCCCGATAAGACCGTGTACCCTGCGTCGAGCATCCTCGAAAAAGATTATTTTAATTTGATGTCGGTGTACGGCGATGCGGTGTTTTTTCCGCTGCTTAAACGGGAAACCTTTGAACAAGAAGGTCATCGGCTTGAACGAGATGAAAAAGGAAATCCGCATTTTTCCGGCGTGGTGTTAAATGAGATGCGGGGCGCGTATGCGGATTTTGATTCCGGTGTAGACCGTGAACTGCGGCATTCTCTCTTGCAGGGGACGGTGTATGCGCACGATTCAGGCGGCTTTCCGCCCGATATCGTCAAGCTCAGCTATGAGGACTTTTGCGCTTTCCATAAAAAATACTATCATCCGGTAAACTGCAAGGTCTTTTTGTACGGTAACATCGAAACCGAAAAGCAGCTCGCCTTTTTGCAGGATCGTTTCTTGCGGTTTTTTGAACCGGCGGAAAAGCCGCCGCTCATTCCGGCTATTACGCCCTATCCCGCACCCCGCGTGTTTTCGGCAACGGCGCCCGCAGGAGAAGGAAAAAATCCCGACAAGCTCACGGTAACGATGAATTGGCTGCTGCCCGAAAGCGCCGACATCGACCGGCTGATGGACTGTATGTTTTTGGAGGAGTTGTTGCTGGGACACGACGGAGCGCCCTTGCAAAAAAAACTGCTCGACTGCCCCTTCGCCGAGGATGTTTATCCGTACAACGGCGGACAGGCAGACCTGAAAAACATCTGCTTTACGCTCGGACTTGCAGACATCGATAAAAGTGCGGAAGGGCAGTTTGAAGCCTTTATCCTTTCCGGCCTTGAAGACATTGTCCGGAACGGTTTTGAACCTCAGCTGATTGAAACCGCACTCAATTCTCTCGATTTTTATAACAGAGAAATTACCCGTTCAGGCGGCCCTTTTTCGCTGGTTTTGATGCGGCGGGCGCTCCGCGGCTGGATACACGGCTTTACGCCGGAGACTTCGCTCCGTTCCATACCTGCTTTTCAGCGGCTGAAACAGCGGCTTTCCCAAAACCCGCATTACGCTCAAGACCTCATCCGTACATTGCTACTTGATAATCCCCATCGGACAACCGTTTCCGTACGGCCGGATATTCACTTTTGCGAGAACATCGATGCGAGACTTGCTCAAGAAGCGCACCAAGCGGTGCAAAGCCTCGGCAGCGTAGAACACCATCTGGGTTCCGCCGAACAGACGGCCGTAACCGTTAGCGGGCAAAAAGCGGATGCGGATACGGGGCTTAATACCAATGCGGTGACCGATGCCCAAGCGCAACATCTTATTCCGCATATTTCAAAAGAGGAGCTGCCGCCGGTTGAACCGCCGATACCCGAACGCCTCGAATATTTCGGCACGGTTCCCGTTATCATCCATGAACAGCCGACAAACGGTATCACCTATATGGACATCGCAGTTCCCGTCGATTCGCTTTCGGCGGAGGACTATACATACTTGACGCTCTATACGTCCGCGCTTTCCTCGATGGGAACAAAAACGCAGAGCTGGGATGCCGTTGCGGCGGAATTCGCTTACCTGACGGGAGGCTTTTCCGCGGTTACCTTTTCCGCAGGCAGACACCGGACGTCCGAAGCCGCGGTATTTTTCGATAATGCGCTCCGCACGGAAGATGTAGTGGACAGGGACTGGATTTTTATCCGCTCTAAAATGCTGCCCGAATATATCGAACCCGCGGTAAACCGTATTTTTTCGTATCTTAACGATATTTCTTTTGCCGACGAAAAGCGGTTGAAGGATGTTTTTATTCAGCTGAAAAACGATTTTGATTCGCTGCCGTCATATTCGGGGCATACGTTGACTGCGCTGTACGCAGCTTCCGCCTATTCGGGTTCAAAACGGGCGGAAAATCTCTGGATGGGAATTCCTCAACTGCGTTTTCTGCGCGGGCAGTATGCGGCGCTGGAGCAAAAGCCGGCGGCAATCGGTGAACTCGCCCGTAAACTTGAAGAAATACACCGGAAACTGATGCGCTCCGGCCTTATCGTGAAGGTGTGCGGTACGAGTGCCGATGTAAGCGTTATCAAAAAAGCGCTCACTTCCCATTTATCGCGGTTTGATTTTCCGCACCGCAGTACCGGCGGCTTTAGAACCGAAGCCTTTAAAAAACCGGCGGCGCTTTCGGCCTTTCCCAGCGCCGTGCAGGTGGGCTTCGCTGCGCAGCTTCTGCCGATTACGTTCGATGAAACAGAATACGGCGCTGCTATCGTCTATGCCCAGTGGCTTGAGACGGGGGCATTGTGGGAGGCAATCCGCGTGAAAGGCGGCGCGTACGGCGTTTCGGCATATCCCGATTCCGCAACGGCGCTGTTTACGATGACTACTTACCGCGACCCTGCGCCGCTCAAATCCTTGCGCAGTATACGGGATTGCATCGAAAAGAGCATTGCGGCACCGCTTACCGACTCCGAACTGGAGGCCTTGATTACCGGCACGTACAGCACCGCGCTCCAGCCGAGAACCCCGGCGCAGAGAAGTGCGGCGGCGTTCTCGCGTCTCTTAAACGGGATAACCCATCAGGCGCGCATGCAAACAATCGAAGGCATTATTTCCTGTACACGGGAACGCATGAACCGGCTTGCCGAACGGCTTGCCGCAAGCGTATCGGGCAATAATGCTGTGCTTTCGGCAAATACAGCAGACGGCATATCAGTAAACACCGCGTTTTCAGCAACGACGGCGGGAGGCATATCCGGCGGTACCGCTGCAGTAATCTGCTCCGACGCTGCGCTCCGGCAAACGGCAGACAACTTAGGACTTCCGCCGCTCACCGTTCTGTCTTCAATTTAA
- a CDS encoding DNA topoisomerase IV subunit B, whose translation MAAKNTYDESKIKTLSSLEHIRLRTGMYIGRLGNGSNPDDGIYILLKEVLDNSIDEFIMGNGDRIDALLKDNKVTVRDYGRGIPLGKVVECVSVINTGAKYNDEVFQFSVGLNGVGTKAVNALSEYFRVVSVRDGKYAEAVFERGVLKHEKQGDAKKGIKNGTLVEFIPDREIFGDYTFNLDFIEKRMWNYAYLNAGLTLTFNGASYISENGLLDLLNAEIGEETLYTIAHFKEAKLEFAFTHTNNYGETYFSFVNGQYTSDGGTHLSAFKEGLLKGINEYYRKNYKSEDVREGTCAAVAVKVQAPVFESQTKNKLGNTEVRPWIVNGTKAAVVEWLQKNAEAARKLEEKILANERLRTELNSVKKEAKAAAKKIAMKIPKLKDCKFHLGDKQYGNESMIFITEGDSASGSMVSSRDVLTQALFSLRGKPENMHGKKRAAIYKNAELYNMMMALGIENSLESLRYNKIIIATDADNDGFHIRNLLLTFFLTYFEELVLSGRIFILETPLFRVRTKKETCYCYSEKERDVEMKRLGAAAEVTRFKGLGEISPSEFGQFIGKDIRLLPVSIQTVKKIPGVLEFYMGKNTPERKAFIMKNLLAEVDA comes from the coding sequence ATGGCTGCAAAGAATACGTATGATGAATCGAAAATAAAAACGCTTAGCTCATTGGAGCATATCAGACTCCGCACCGGTATGTATATCGGCCGGCTCGGAAACGGTTCGAATCCCGATGACGGTATTTACATCCTGTTAAAAGAAGTGCTCGATAACTCCATCGATGAGTTCATCATGGGAAATGGAGACCGTATCGACGCGCTGCTGAAGGACAACAAAGTTACCGTGCGGGATTACGGACGTGGCATTCCGCTCGGGAAAGTTGTGGAATGCGTGTCGGTCATCAACACCGGTGCGAAGTACAACGATGAAGTCTTTCAGTTTTCGGTGGGCTTGAACGGCGTCGGTACCAAGGCGGTGAACGCACTCTCCGAATATTTCCGGGTAGTTTCCGTCCGCGACGGGAAATATGCCGAAGCGGTGTTTGAGCGGGGTGTGCTAAAGCACGAAAAACAAGGAGATGCCAAAAAAGGTATTAAGAACGGCACACTCGTGGAGTTTATCCCCGACAGGGAAATATTCGGCGACTATACATTCAATCTCGACTTTATCGAAAAACGGATGTGGAACTACGCCTATCTGAACGCCGGTCTTACGCTCACCTTTAACGGCGCTTCATACATATCGGAAAACGGCTTACTCGATCTGCTCAATGCGGAAATCGGCGAAGAAACACTCTATACGATTGCTCATTTTAAGGAAGCAAAGCTCGAATTTGCCTTTACTCACACCAACAACTACGGCGAAACCTATTTTTCGTTTGTCAACGGGCAATACACCTCGGATGGCGGCACGCATCTTTCCGCTTTTAAAGAAGGCTTGCTGAAAGGTATTAACGAATACTACCGTAAAAACTACAAGAGCGAGGATGTCCGCGAAGGTACTTGCGCGGCGGTGGCGGTCAAGGTGCAAGCGCCCGTGTTCGAAAGTCAAACAAAAAATAAGCTCGGCAATACCGAGGTGCGGCCGTGGATTGTCAACGGTACCAAGGCCGCTGTCGTGGAATGGCTGCAAAAAAATGCCGAAGCTGCGCGGAAGCTGGAAGAAAAAATCCTTGCAAACGAGCGGCTGCGGACAGAGCTGAACAGCGTTAAAAAAGAGGCGAAAGCTGCCGCAAAAAAAATTGCAATGAAAATCCCGAAACTCAAAGACTGCAAGTTTCACCTTGGGGATAAGCAGTACGGCAATGAGTCGATGATTTTTATCACTGAGGGCGACTCGGCTTCGGGTTCAATGGTTTCGAGCCGCGACGTCCTTACGCAAGCGCTTTTTTCGCTGCGCGGTAAGCCCGAAAATATGCACGGCAAAAAACGCGCCGCCATCTACAAAAATGCGGAGCTCTACAATATGATGATGGCGCTCGGTATCGAAAACAGCCTTGAAAGTCTCCGCTATAATAAGATCATCATCGCAACCGATGCCGATAACGACGGCTTTCATATCAGAAACCTTTTGCTCACCTTTTTCCTCACCTACTTTGAAGAGCTGGTGCTGAGCGGGCGGATTTTTATTTTGGAAACGCCGCTTTTTAGGGTGCGCACCAAAAAAGAAACCTGCTATTGTTATTCGGAAAAAGAGCGGGATGTCGAAATGAAGCGGCTCGGCGCGGCGGCTGAGGTTACCCGTTTTAAGGGATTGGGAGAAATAAGCCCGAGCGAATTCGGTCAGTTTATCGGAAAAGATATCCGCCTGTTACCGGTCAGCATTCAGACCGTGAAAAAGATCCCGGGCGTGCTTGAGTTTTATATGGGAAAAAATACCCCCGAACGCAAAGCCTTTATTATGAAAAATCTTCTTGCGGAAGTCGATGCATAG
- a CDS encoding M20 family metallo-hydrolase, giving the protein MSNFLTVKDFIAQQKDKMIELERLLCSIPAMAPESDGDGELKKCEALEAYLKKLGFTQFERFDAPDTRVSSGIRPNLVVTIPGKDDSKRVWIMAHTDVVPPGELAKWESDPWVLKQDGDKIIGRGVEDNQQGLTGAVFAAYAFLALKIQPAHTVKLLFVADEEVGSRYGVIYLLNNHQLFKPQDIIVVPDGGDPSGETIEVAEKNLLWLKVVVHGVQTHASRPDLGKNAHIAAADLALRLNALEKVFSKQDNLFEPPYSTLQPTKKEANIPNINTIPGDDVFYMDCRILPCYTVAEVMEKIKVEASAIEAKYGVQVELIIDDSAESPATPVDAEVVTMLSKAIEKIHGKKTQTIGIGGGTVAAPLRQAGFNAVVWSTLDDMAHQPNEYCIMKNLIDDAQVLAALMYGVDAL; this is encoded by the coding sequence ATGTCAAATTTTTTAACCGTAAAAGATTTTATTGCTCAACAAAAAGATAAGATGATTGAGCTTGAACGGCTTTTGTGCTCCATTCCTGCTATGGCTCCGGAGTCGGATGGCGACGGGGAATTGAAAAAATGCGAAGCGCTGGAAGCGTATTTAAAAAAGCTCGGCTTTACTCAATTTGAACGGTTCGATGCACCTGATACGCGGGTATCCTCCGGTATCAGACCTAACCTTGTCGTTACTATTCCGGGCAAAGACGATTCAAAACGTGTGTGGATTATGGCGCATACCGATGTGGTGCCGCCCGGAGAACTCGCAAAATGGGAAAGCGATCCGTGGGTACTGAAGCAGGACGGCGATAAAATTATCGGGCGCGGTGTAGAGGATAACCAGCAAGGACTGACCGGAGCGGTATTCGCCGCCTATGCATTTCTTGCATTAAAGATTCAACCTGCTCACACCGTGAAATTGTTGTTTGTTGCCGATGAAGAAGTGGGTTCGAGATACGGCGTTATCTATCTTTTGAATAATCATCAGCTGTTTAAGCCGCAGGATATTATCGTTGTCCCTGACGGGGGAGATCCTTCGGGCGAGACAATTGAAGTTGCAGAAAAGAACCTGTTGTGGTTAAAGGTTGTGGTGCATGGAGTGCAAACGCACGCCTCTCGCCCCGATTTAGGAAAGAATGCGCACATTGCGGCGGCGGATTTGGCGCTCCGCTTGAATGCTTTGGAAAAAGTATTTTCAAAGCAAGACAATTTGTTCGAACCGCCGTATTCGACATTGCAGCCGACAAAAAAAGAAGCGAATATTCCGAACATCAATACTATTCCGGGTGATGATGTATTTTATATGGATTGCCGTATACTCCCGTGTTACACTGTTGCGGAAGTGATGGAGAAGATAAAAGTTGAGGCGAGTGCAATAGAAGCAAAGTACGGCGTACAGGTTGAGCTTATTATTGATGATTCGGCGGAATCTCCTGCAACGCCTGTTGATGCCGAGGTTGTTACGATGCTGTCAAAGGCTATCGAAAAAATACACGGCAAAAAAACGCAAACCATCGGTATCGGCGGAGGAACCGTTGCGGCTCCGCTCCGTCAGGCAGGCTTTAACGCCGTCGTATGGAGTACGCTCGACGATATGGCGCATCAGCCGAATGAATACTGCATTATGAAAAACTTAATTGACGATGCACAGGTACTGGCGGCATTGATGTACGGAGTTGATGCACTGTAA
- a CDS encoding KamA family radical SAM protein — protein sequence MCDGGMNAEQSDNWRNENSADRVIRLPEYVSPAFKALITSAAPAAAAALRRQVLSSDDEQVVSEEERGDPLGEARYCVTPYLVHQYPNRVLLLSTGRCISYCRYCFRREFTARSSGFISDEQIGAVTAYLKTHPEVQEILVSGGDPMSGSFEQIKHLLECLRSVRPDLLFRLCTRAPVFAPELFTEDFITLLRSVRPLWVIAHINHPAELGTAQRQALTRCINSGIPVQTQTVLLRGVNDESAILAELFHALVCMGIKPGYLFQTDLARGTAHFRVPLEKAALIWKALRKRLSGLSLPQFAVDLPNGGGKFPLSALLLYEDIVSPLKDGRFSARGIDGKTYTYPR from the coding sequence ATGTGTGACGGAGGTATGAACGCGGAACAATCCGATAACTGGCGGAATGAAAATTCCGCCGATAGGGTTATCCGCTTGCCGGAATATGTTTCGCCGGCATTTAAGGCCTTGATTACCTCCGCAGCACCTGCCGCCGCTGCTGCGCTGCGTCGGCAGGTGCTTTCCTCCGACGACGAACAGGTCGTGTCGGAGGAAGAGCGGGGCGACCCGCTCGGCGAGGCGCGCTATTGCGTTACCCCGTATCTGGTACACCAATATCCGAACCGCGTGCTGCTGTTGAGTACCGGCCGCTGCATCTCGTATTGCCGGTACTGTTTCCGGCGTGAATTTACCGCCCGTTCAAGCGGCTTTATTTCCGATGAGCAAATCGGAGCGGTAACAGCATATCTTAAAACACATCCCGAAGTACAGGAAATTCTGGTTTCGGGGGGAGACCCGATGAGCGGTAGTTTTGAGCAAATAAAGCATCTGTTGGAATGCCTTCGTTCGGTCCGTCCCGATTTGCTGTTCCGCCTCTGCACCCGTGCACCGGTCTTTGCACCGGAGCTTTTTACCGAAGATTTTATAACGCTGCTCCGTTCCGTCCGTCCGCTCTGGGTGATTGCACATATAAACCATCCGGCAGAACTCGGCACGGCGCAGCGGCAAGCTTTAACCCGTTGTATCAATTCGGGAATTCCGGTGCAAACCCAGACCGTATTGCTGCGCGGCGTTAATGACGAGTCAGCCATCCTTGCGGAGCTTTTCCATGCGCTGGTATGTATGGGAATAAAACCCGGGTATTTGTTCCAAACGGATTTGGCGCGGGGGACAGCGCATTTTCGTGTACCGCTCGAAAAAGCCGCGCTTATATGGAAAGCATTACGTAAACGCCTTTCCGGTTTATCGTTACCGCAATTTGCAGTGGATTTGCCGAACGGCGGCGGAAAATTCCCGCTTTCCGCCCTGCTGCTCTATGAGGATATTGTCTCCCCGTTAAAAGACGGCCGCTTTTCGGCGCGCGGTATAGATGGAAAGACCTATACCTATCCGAGGTAA